One window from the genome of Tachypleus tridentatus isolate NWPU-2018 chromosome 11, ASM421037v1, whole genome shotgun sequence encodes:
- the LOC143232274 gene encoding apolipoprotein D-like isoform X1 — MQLYTLFCWLTAVTMAKCTSRSFLNGVCPQPPVKADFELEKYLGTWYEVEKNPTVFQSGQKCTSATYTLKDNGKVTVFNKAAIAETGDVTTIEGEAYIPDPSEPAKLLVSFPGNPFDSNYWILDTDYEKYSVVFSCQGILGVFRIEYLWILSRERTLPDTTLANIYEILDRNGIARNKLTKTDQSDC, encoded by the exons TGCAACTTTACACACTCTTCTGCTGGTTGACTGCTGTAACTATGGCGAAGTGTACCAGCCGCTCATTTCTAAATGGAGTATGTCCACAACCTCCCGTGAAGGCAGACTTCGAATTGGAAAAG tacttaGGAACTTGGTATGAAGTTGAAAAGAACCCAACAGtctttcaaagcggacaaaaatGTACTAGTGCCACCTACACGCTGAAGGATAACGGGAAGGTGACAGTCTTCAACAAGGCCGCCATAGCGGA AACCGGTGACGTGACAACCATTGAAGGAGAAGCATACATACCTGATCCCAGTGAACCGGCAAAACTACTCGTCTCTTTTCCAGGCA ATCCCTTCGATAGTAATTACTGGATTCTAGATACagattatgaaaaatattcagtGGTTTTCTCCTGCCAGGGTATACTCGGCGTCTTCCGTATTG aaTACTTATGGATTTTAAGTCGTGAGAGGACACTGCCTGATACAACGCTGGCCAACATCTACGAAATACTGGACAGAAATGGAATAGctagaaataaattaactaaaacagACCAATCAGACTGCTAA
- the LOC143232274 gene encoding apolipoprotein D-like isoform X2 gives MQLYTLFCWLTAVTMAKCTSRSFLNGVCPQPPVKADFELEKYLGTWYEVEKNPTVFQSGQKCTSATYTLKDNGKVTVFNKAAIAETGDVTTIEGEAYIPDPSEPAKLLVSFPGNPFDSNYWILDTDYEKYSVVFSCQGILGVFRIESDTNRHLPKQ, from the exons TGCAACTTTACACACTCTTCTGCTGGTTGACTGCTGTAACTATGGCGAAGTGTACCAGCCGCTCATTTCTAAATGGAGTATGTCCACAACCTCCCGTGAAGGCAGACTTCGAATTGGAAAAG tacttaGGAACTTGGTATGAAGTTGAAAAGAACCCAACAGtctttcaaagcggacaaaaatGTACTAGTGCCACCTACACGCTGAAGGATAACGGGAAGGTGACAGTCTTCAACAAGGCCGCCATAGCGGA AACCGGTGACGTGACAACCATTGAAGGAGAAGCATACATACCTGATCCCAGTGAACCGGCAAAACTACTCGTCTCTTTTCCAGGCA ATCCCTTCGATAGTAATTACTGGATTCTAGATACagattatgaaaaatattcagtGGTTTTCTCCTGCCAGGGTATACTCGGCGTCTTCCGTATTG aAAGTGACACCAACAGACACTTACCAAAGCAGTAG